One Babylonia areolata isolate BAREFJ2019XMU chromosome 20, ASM4173473v1, whole genome shotgun sequence DNA segment encodes these proteins:
- the LOC143295065 gene encoding uncharacterized protein LOC143295065: protein MAFQAPQESKNRKLLEQLAEQKKRLEGGLRAGHVSGGAAPSAPSTSTVGSSSMPNPGPPVPGPPPMASMSAVSVSALPPDAAGMTSQQRTALQYAHANSVGYFITQDSSFGNLILPVLPRYADK, encoded by the exons ATGGCTTTCCAAGCACCCCAAG AGAGCAAAAACCGCAAGTTGTTGGAGCAGCTGGCAGAGCAGAAGAAACGACTGGAGGGCGGATTACGTGCTGGACATGTGTCTGGGGGTGCAGCCCCCTCGGCTCCATCCACATCCACTGTTGGCAGTAGTAG CATGCCGAACCCAGGCCCACCTGTACCTGGTCCTCCCCCAATGGCATCAATGTCAGCTGTCAGTGTATCAGCT TTACCCCCAGATGCTGCTGGTATGACATCTCAACAGAGGACTGCTTTACAG TACGCTCATGCCAATTCTGTGGGGTATTTCATCACCCAGGATTCTTCATTTGGAAACTTGATACTCCCAGTGCTCCCAAGATATGCAGATAAATGA